The DNA window tTAACCTAATCAAAAAGATGTTAATGAAAAATCCTTGTTTTtcatctacaaaaaaaaaaaaaaaaaactctgaagTTTGATATATACTAGAAGACTTTTTATAGGTGATAGCACAAAAATTGATGAACAAttacaatttaatatttaatcaatcatgacagaaaatatataacttattaattctcaGCTGCATTTATATGATTGGtagattgaaattattttacatataattcATGCGTCTGATGAAACGCCTTAACTAACGTtagcttgttttctttttttcttctatatacTATAATAAGACTCTGAACCAATCAGATCAATATACACATCGTGTCGACTGTCGATGGGTCCCGACAATGTTAACTGGGGCCAGTGtctgttaaaaagaaaatgggtaTAGACAACGTTAACTACCAGGTAATGAACTGGTAATAAAacccattaattaattttaatagatttattaAAGTAATGGTATTGGAATTGGTGTCGACGTATATACTATCGTTAAAAGCCATTTCGTTCTCTAATATAAAAGGCCCTTTCATTctcaatgaataaataattataaataaataaatatatagtcgGGTGATAGAAATTAGCGTCAACTTGTGAATGGAGTGTTGTCTAATCGACCAATTCAATAGCCATTGCTATCCACCcgattaatatttaattgtttttattcacttttaaatAACTCGTGATTCAATGTATCTATAGTCCTCGGAATAGTTTTTGTCTGACATTTATATAGATCTGATCTAGAAGAGAATAGTTGTTGttattaattacatataaaccaaaatatatttgaacaagacatttaatttatattgacaAATATTCTTCTCCACgtatattatacaaaaaatatataacgttaattatatattgttcatataatataaattcagtTTACGTACGTATAAAATAACGTCTTTAATTTATAGGttcacaggttttttttttttttttttttaacattatcctTGCTTTTCTAGCCACAAAACGATATCTCATTCATTGGCGAACACTTTCTCTAGAAGTGGCCATACAGTACTGTACTGGGTATGTGGTTCACATCGAATGAAAGGGAGAGAAGAGTAAGCCAAAGTGAGCACGGAGGCGAAAAGAGGAGACGGTCCTCTTCATGCATGGGCCATCACAGCAAGATTTGCGAAtggtttcataaaaaaagaagttaaaaatgTCTAATTaaattgacttttctttgtgtttttttcaggGCTACTGAAATGTTGTGGCTAGGTCTTTTGGATTTTATAAAAGAGATCGGGAATTGGATTTTAGTAGGAGATCGATACATGGCTTCCTGCTTACCCGTCTATTTTGGCTCGGCCACAATCACCCAAATAGAATTATATAGCTATTATAGACGCATGTGTGCACACAAATTCGACAGTGCTTCTGCTAAAAACACCACTCATAAGATTGAAGAAGCCTGTTCTCTCACTCAATCTCAACCCAAAATCCACAAGCGCGCGCACACACACAAGTATATAATATCTggatatatatatgatcatgcccccatttagatattttaaacaCCATTTTTTCCACGTTCTCTTTCACGTCAATTTCACTTTCCTTACACCTGCCACTTCCCCTCCTCTTATATTTACTGCTCTTTACATTCTTCTCTTGTGCCTTTATCCCCCTCTCTCCCTGAACTCAGACCGCTTTGCCTGTATTTCATTCTTTTACTCTCTCTCAAAACTAATTACTAAAGACTCTGTTTATTGGTACCTCTGATCATATAGATAGAATCAACCTTGGAGACCAAACCTACAAAACGTACGTCATGAACAAGCTCCAAGATTGGCCCGAACCTATTGTCCGAGTACAATCCTTGTCCGATAGCGGCATACCCCTAATTCCAGAGCGATATGTCAAGCCCATACTTCAGAGGCCATCCGTAAATTCCACCGCTTCAAATGATGTGaacatccctgtcattgatcttGCCAGACTATATGGTGATGATCATGCTCTTCGAGCCACAATACTTGACCAAATTTCAATAGCATGCCGGGAGTGGggattttttcaagttattaacCATGGTGTTAGCCCGCAATTGATGGACCGTGCTCGAGAAGTATGGAGACAATTCTTTCATTCGCCCATGGAGGTTAAGCAAGCTTATGCAAACACACCCAAGACTTATGAAGGTTATGGTAGCCGGTTAGGGGTTGAAAAAGGTGCGATTCTTGATTGGAGTGATTACTACTTCCTGCACTATCTTCCTTTACCATTGAAGGACTATAACAAATGGCCTGCCATTACAGCCGATTgcaggtgtgtgtgtgtgtgtatttcaaTCCCTTTTTAGAACACATGCTTACTTTTTtggttcttctttgtttttagcACACCAATTAATTAAGATTAGTCGAGCGCTTGTCAAGTTGcaaattcaagttttatattGATTTCCTATTATACATCGTACCTAGTAAattcttataataaaatttactaCACCTTTTCTAGCCtcgtatatatatgtatgtgtgtaACTGTTTTATATCAACCATGTATTTGGATTTTACCTAActaagattggatttttttttaacaccaacAATTTCAATTTCGTTTTAAGTAAGCCTTGCTAATGAATTTGTAGGGCAGTTCTTGATGAATATGGTAAGCAGTTGGTGGAGCTGTGTGGGAAGTTAATGAAGGTTTTATCCATAAACCTTGGATTAGGAGAGGAAAAACTTCAAAATGCCTTTGGTGGCGAAAATATTGGGGCATGCCTAAGAGTTAATTTTTACCCTAAGTGTCCACAGCCTGACCTGACCCTTGGTTTGTCGTCACATTCGGATCCCGGTGGCATGACCCTTCTCTTGCCGGACAGTCATGTCCCTGGTCTTCAAGTCCGTAAAGATGGGAATTGGATCACTGTAAAGCCAGTTCCACATgctt is part of the Populus alba chromosome 10, ASM523922v2, whole genome shotgun sequence genome and encodes:
- the LOC118043224 gene encoding jasmonate-induced oxygenase 2 isoform X1, whose translation is MNKLQDWPEPIVRVQSLSDSGIPLIPERYVKPILQRPSVNSTASNDVNIPVIDLARLYGDDHALRATILDQISIACREWGFFQVINHGVSPQLMDRAREVWRQFFHSPMEVKQAYANTPKTYEGYGSRLGVEKGAILDWSDYYFLHYLPLPLKDYNKWPAITADCRAVLDEYGKQLVELCGKLMKVLSINLGLGEEKLQNAFGGENIGACLRVNFYPKCPQPDLTLGLSSHSDPGGMTLLLPDSHVPGLQVRKDGNWITVKPVPHAFIVNIGDQIQVLSNATCKSVEHRVMVNSSEERLSLAFFYNPRSDIPIEPLKELVAPDRPPLYPAMTFDEYRLFIRMRGPCGKSQVESLKSPR
- the LOC118043224 gene encoding jasmonate-induced oxygenase 2 isoform X2, with the protein product MNKLQDWPEPIVRVQSLSDSGIPLIPERYVKPILQRPSVNSTASNDVNIPVIDLARLYGDDHALRATILDQISIACREWGFFQVINHGVSPQLMDRAREVWRQFFHSPMEVKQAYANTPKTYEGYGSRLGVEKVLDEYGKQLVELCGKLMKVLSINLGLGEEKLQNAFGGENIGACLRVNFYPKCPQPDLTLGLSSHSDPGGMTLLLPDSHVPGLQVRKDGNWITVKPVPHAFIVNIGDQIQVLSNATCKSVEHRVMVNSSEERLSLAFFYNPRSDIPIEPLKELVAPDRPPLYPAMTFDEYRLFIRMRGPCGKSQVESLKSPR